The following is a genomic window from bacterium.
CGCTTAGGTTTTTGGCAAATTTCTGGTGAATGTAAAATGAGTAGTTGGGACAATTATCATGCAATAGGAAACGATAAAACAGAGTAGGTCTTCGATTTTCATCAAGTTTCGGGAGACCATAGAGGATAAGATGGACAAGGGTACCTACCATCCAATCGGGATGTGGTGGACAGCCAGGAACGTTTATCACTTTCCTTCCCAGAATCTCGCCTACTCCCTTTGCCCCAGTGGGATCAGGAGCGCCTGCTGGTATCCCTCCATAAGAAGCACAGGTGCCCACCGCTATTACATATTTAGCATTTCTTCCGAGTTTCTTGGTCCACTCCAATAATGAGACAGGTTTGCCATTCTTTTCGCCCAGCGTAGCATACATGCCATTCTCTGCAATAGGAATTGACCCTTCAACAATGAGAATGAACTTACCTTTTGCCTCCTCGGCAATCTTCTCCATAGAGAGGATGACTCTATCTCCGGATGCAGACATCAAGGTAGGATGCACTTTGAGGCTTATGATTTTTAAAAGGAGTTCGCTAATTTTGGGATGGGAAGTGTTCAGGAGGGAAACGGAACAACCTGTACACCCTGAGCCCTCTAACCATATAACTGGTGGATTCCCCGCTGCAGCTCGCTCCAGAGCCTCCACCACCTCGGGAATCAAAATCTGGGAAATGCCCAGGGCCACAGCTGATCCGGCACAAATTTTCAGGAACTCTCTTCTGGTAAAAT
Proteins encoded in this region:
- a CDS encoding hydrogenase small subunit, with translation MDFTRREFLKICAGSAVALGISQILIPEVVEALERAAAGNPPVIWLEGSGCTGCSVSLLNTSHPKISELLLKIISLKVHPTLMSASGDRVILSMEKIAEEAKGKFILIVEGSIPIAENGMYATLGEKNGKPVSLLEWTKKLGRNAKYVIAVGTCASYGGIPAGAPDPTGAKGVGEILGRKVINVPGCPPHPDWMVGTLVHLILYGLPKLDENRRPTLFYRFLLHDNCPNYSFYIHQKFAKNLSEEGCMVKLGCKGPLTYSDCPLRRWHNGVNWCIGASAPCIGCVQMEFPDGMSPFYGWPERKR